From the Lactuca sativa cultivar Salinas chromosome 9, Lsat_Salinas_v11, whole genome shotgun sequence genome, the window CTGGATTTGAATAATTGTGTTGAAAACTTGTTGGTTGTTTTTGAGAATTAATGATGAGACATTTGTTTATgagtttttaaattgaaaattttgtttgaaaaatcatGTCGTTACATACATGTTACAGTCGTTTGGTCCACTTCTTCTTCTATAGAGGGTCgtagaggtggtccgcagacttcatacattttcgcttcgaaaaaaACAAAACCACCTAAGTATTTATGCACCATGTATAACTTTTATTTTCAGTTATAGTCCCTATACTTTTATGAAttattcaaaaacaacccaagTTAGAAAATAGTTTCTAAGCTCTTAAAAATGATACCACAACTTTATTTTATAGTAATAGCCCTTACATTTTTATGGATTATTTAAAAACCATCCAACTCATATTCTTTTCAAATTTACTTATAATGCATCTTGTAATGCTTTTTTTTAAAGCTATGGCCCATACATTCTTACGGATTATTCTAAATATATCCAACTTACGAAAATAGTCTCTAAACGCCACTACTCTTGATAAATCACTAAACGTCCGTCTCTTTtaatattttactattttttaAGTTGTGATAAGATGTACTAATTTCATCAATTTATATGTTTAATAAGCAAGAAAAACACACATAATAACCCATCAAAGTATAGACTCAAATACTAAATACTAGTATATGCCTAAACTCTAAGGATACCTATTCAACTTGTACAAAAGGAAAGTATAGACTCAAATACTAAATACTAGTATATGCCTAAACTCTAAGGATACCTATTCAACTTGTACAAAAGGAAAAAACTGTCGTTGGAGCCTTTGCCTCGTGTGGGCACAACCAAAACCCCCACCGTTCAATTTGAAAGAGCTACATTCAGATTCATTACGTTATGAAATCGTACTTTTTTTAAGATAGTAATATACACAAACGTTATAAATCTTTTGATAAAATTGATTCATGACCTCCTGCTTGATAGATATTAACCAGTACCATTTGAGCAAAAACAATTTCGTGAGTCAAacttataattatacatattttctttttagtttttatatcAATATACAATTTCGTGAAGATATCAATATACACAAACGTCATAAATCCTTAAGTTTTTATATCAACATCATTTTGCTTTCATTACTTCACACGGGGTTTGAGTTAaacattttcaactttttataaatattttctcCTTTTCGAAGCTCAATAATTTAACCGCTTATTTACCGATTTGCAGTATATATACATCCAGAAATGAAGACATATATGCCTGCAAAAACACCAGATTTCTCGTGACAGAGCTCACAAGCAAATAAATCACCACCCTTCACGCATTTCCCAAAAATCTTTCATTCACAACTTTTTCATCTCCTTTTGCATAATCACCAGTTGGGTATTCTCAAATTTTAATCTTTTTCATCTGGGGTTCTCAAATTTTTAGTTCTTAACAAGTGTATGCAACAATCTCACTGTTTCTAAGATCCCGTGTTCAAGATTCTTGCAAAAGCTTTCTTCTTGGAAACTTCAATTTGACACCATTTAAGAATAAAAAAGTTGTACTAAAATCACAAGAGGTACCTTTGGTTATGAGTAACAATTAATATCTTTATGTGATCTATACTTTACTTGGTTACTTAGATTAGTGGCTGGGTCTGAACTCCATTTTTATATTAGGGTTTTTATTTGTTGTAGTTAAAATTCATTATCTCTGTTGCATTCATCATCTAAATCATTGATTTATTGTTTTAAAGATGGATTACTGCTGTTCAACACCAAAAAACAGTACCCATTTGCCGAAATTAAGTGGAGGTGATGGAGGTGTAAGATATTGCGATGATGGGTTTTTGAGAGGGGAGAAGATCAGAGGGAGCATAAACGACACCGTCTGGGCTAACCATTTGCGAAAAAAGTTGAGTTTTCAGAAACGAAATAGCAAAACTACAAAACCTGGTGTTGCTTTCTCTGTCCTCACGTCTGATAATGGCAAAGAAACCATGGTTGAGGTAAAATATTTCATAATTACTCctcattttcttgattttttctATTATGTGGGTAGATTTGTGTCCGATTTATTGGTTTTTCCTTGAAATTTGAGTTTGATTCATGCTGCAATCTATAAATATAGACACTGTCAGCACCAATATTTGAGCGACGGAGGGTTAACCCGAAAAATGTGGCGGCGATCATCCTTGGCGGTGGTGCCGGAACTCAACTCTTCCCTCTTACGAGCAAAACCGCTACACCTGCTGTAAGTATTTTTAGTTatatttcttttaatttaaatACATGAAgaaattcttttttatttttttaacataaatagtttttaaaagttttttagaAGAAATTTTAATGAGATTTCGATGGTGTGTGATGTATTATTGTATAGGTACCTGTGGGAGGATGCTATAGGCTTATAGACATCCCAATGAGCAATTGTATAAACAGCACTATAAACAAGATCTTTGTTTTAACTCAGTTTAATTCCGCTTCACTTAATCGTCATATTGCTCGTACATATTTTGGCAATGGTGTCAATTTTGGAGATGGTTTTGTGGAGGTATGAAAATTATAACCTTAttgattatttataaatattaagGCCCTACTTTTTATGTAAGACGATAGTCTTGtaacaactatttttttttttgttcggtAGGTGTTGGCTGCCACTCAAACTCCCGGTGAAGCAGGAATGAATTGGTTTCAAGGAACCGCAGATGCTGTTAGACAATTTACATGGGTTTTTGAGGTCCGTTTGAGCatctgttttatttatttatttggatTTTCTTGATTATGTACTTGCAAAAGCTTCATTTTTATAGGACTAAATGCAAAAAATAGTaacatactttcatttctttgtATTGCATCATTGTACTTTTACTTTTTCTTATTTGCATATATTGTTGTACATTATATTTTGATAAATCTACTCGATTATAGCATTGACTATTCCTTTGAATAACATTAATACAATTGGATAAATGTCTTACAAAGTACAGTGCTCTAATATGATATGGAGCAAAGATGCtaaaataatgaaaatacattgcaaTTTCTTGCATCTAATCTTTTTTCTATTACAAACAATTCAAGTACTCATACGCTATGTATTAAAATACGATCCATTCAATGTTTCTTGTCTTGATTTATATTGGTTTCTGTAGGATGCCAAGAACAAAGATATCGAAGATATACTAATCTTATCCGGTGATCATCTTTATCGTATGGACTATTTGAACCTTTTGCAGGTATGTATGTTCTTTCATTTTTTATAATCACAAACTAAAAACACTTCATTTGAACTTAATTTTCTGTTATCATTTCAAATAAACATACAGAATCACATTGACAGAGACGCCGATATTACTGTTTCTTGCGTACCAGTGGGCGAAAGGTTCTTTAATCTCAAATTTCATATTCTTAATCCTTGTTTTCAGTTTCTTTTTATCTAATTTCTAACAGGGTATTGAAAATTTTTCAGTAGAGCAGCTGATTTTGGACTTTTAAAGTTCGATAACAAAGGTCAAGTCATTCAATTTGCTGAAAAACCAAAAGACGACGAATTGAAAGCCatggtaaaaacaagaaacaccCACGATTTCAATCAATCTCGTTTTTTCttgatttcttttttgttttttcagCGAATTGATACGACTTTACTTGGATTATCACCGGAAGACGCTAAAGAATCTCCGTATATTGCTTCAATGGGCGTTTACGTGTTCAAAAGAGATATTCTTTTGAAGCTTCTAAGATGGAGGTACCCGACATCTAATGATTTCGGATCCGAAATCCTTCCAGCTGCTGTAAACGAACACAATGTGCAAGTAAGTAAATAAACTGTTTATTTGGGGGAATTTAGTTTATGTAATCTTGATTGTCGTTGTAGGCGTATTTATTCAGAGATTATTGGGAAGATATCGGAACGATCAAATCTTTCTATGATGCGAATTTGGCACTAACAGATGAGGTGATTTAATTGTTAAAAACTGTGTCGCTTTGATAAGTACAAACAATTTGATGTTTGGATTAAAGTGGGATTCGGTTTTGGTGTTGCTTGAAGGTACCGAAGTTTCAGTTTTATGATCCGAAGACTCCGTTTTTCACTTCTCCGAGGTTCTTGCCACCATCCAAAATCGAAAAAAGCAAGGTAATTTGgtattgactttgacttggattgagaattttatttatttatttatttttttgcttAATGGGCTAGAAATGTAGATAGATTCGTTTTTTTTTTGCTTAATCAGGACAGAATTAATGGGttaaggcaaaaaaaaaaaaaaaaaacttggctTAATGTATCAAGACACCAACCCTTTACACATTTTCTTTTTTCTTCCCAATTCCTATCATTCAAACCATTTATTGAATTTATAGAAAAAACAATCCTACGTATACATCATTTTATCCGGACAAAAATATTACTTACCCAAGGAACAACTCTTTAGATGATGTTGATAAGACAAAATTTGTACTTTTTAATCCCACACTAAAAAGGAGAAAGGTATGATATGATTGTAaaaaagacatgaatgccctcATCGTCAGTATTCGCGAGAGATAACTACCGATCTAGTTAGTCTTTTTATTGATTTACATGATAGTCTGATaaaatttctttctttttgtCCCATTTTCCCAGTTAAAAAATGCAATTATTTCACACGGTTGTTTCTTGAGAGAATGCAACATCGAACACTCGATAGTGGGGGAAAGGTCACGTATAGACTCGGGTGTCGAGCTCAAGGTAAGCGTAATAATATTAAAggcttttttttttatatttctaaattaaagttgttGTAAGTTATTTATTGTATTATGACGtgtaacaagttggtatcagagcattaatttAAATGAACTGAATGTGACATGACAGGATACGCTAATGTTGGGAGCAGATTATTATCAGACAGAATCAGAGATCGCTTCTTTGCTAGCTTCCGGAAAGGTCCCGATTGGGGTTGGAAGTAACACAAAAATTAGGTAAAACATAATCAAATAGAAATATCAAAAGGCACCATGAAAATTGTGTTTTTAAGGTTAAGGTTTCCATTTGTGTTGCAGAAACTGCATCATAGACAAGAATGCAAAGATCGGGAGTGATGTAAAGATCATGAATAAAGATGTAAGCGAAGTTT encodes:
- the LOC111918243 gene encoding glucose-1-phosphate adenylyltransferase large subunit 1, which codes for MDYCCSTPKNSTHLPKLSGGDGGVRYCDDGFLRGEKIRGSINDTVWANHLRKKLSFQKRNSKTTKPGVAFSVLTSDNGKETMVETLSAPIFERRRVNPKNVAAIILGGGAGTQLFPLTSKTATPAVPVGGCYRLIDIPMSNCINSTINKIFVLTQFNSASLNRHIARTYFGNGVNFGDGFVEVLAATQTPGEAGMNWFQGTADAVRQFTWVFEDAKNKDIEDILILSGDHLYRMDYLNLLQNHIDRDADITVSCVPVGESRAADFGLLKFDNKGQVIQFAEKPKDDELKAMRIDTTLLGLSPEDAKESPYIASMGVYVFKRDILLKLLRWRYPTSNDFGSEILPAAVNEHNVQAYLFRDYWEDIGTIKSFYDANLALTDEVPKFQFYDPKTPFFTSPRFLPPSKIEKSKLKNAIISHGCFLRECNIEHSIVGERSRIDSGVELKDTLMLGADYYQTESEIASLLASGKVPIGVGSNTKIRNCIIDKNAKIGSDVKIMNKDGVQEGDRASEGFYIRSGITIILEKATINDGVVI